Proteins encoded in a region of the Strix uralensis isolate ZFMK-TIS-50842 chromosome Z, bStrUra1, whole genome shotgun sequence genome:
- the PELO gene encoding protein pelota homolog encodes MKLVRKDLEKDNAGQVTLIPEEPEDMWHTYNLLQVGDSLRASTIRKVQTESATGSVGSNRIRTTLTLCVEAIDFDSQACQLRVKGTNIQENEYVKMGAYHTIELEPNRQFTLAKKQWDSVVLERIEQACDPAWSADVAAVVMQEGLAHVCLVTPSMTLTRAKVEVNIPRKRKGNCSQHDRALERFYEQVVQAIQRHINFEVVKCVLVASPGFVREQFCDYMFQQAVKTDNKLLLENRSKFLQVHSSSGHKYALKEALCDPAVTSRLSDTKAAGEVKALDDFYKMLQHEPDRAFYGLKHVEKANEAMAIDTLLISDELFRHQDVATRARYVKLVDSVRENMGTVRIFSSLHVSGEQLGQLTGVAAILRFPVAELSDQEDESSSEED; translated from the exons ATGAAGTTGGTGAGGAAGGACCTGGAGAAGGATAATGCGGGACAGGTGACCCTGATCCCCGAGGAGCCCGAGGACATGTGGCACACCTACAACCTGCTGCAGGTGGGCGACAGCCTGCGGGCCTCCACCATCCGGAAGGTGCAAACCGAGTCGGCCACGGGCAGCGTGGGCAGCAACCGTATCCGCACCACCCTCACCCTCTGCGTAGAGGCCATTGACTTTGACTCACAGGCCTGCCAGCTGCGGGTGAAGGGCACTAATATCCAAGAGAATGAGTATGTCAAGATGGGGGCCTACCACACCATCGAGCTGGAGCCCAACCGGCAGTTCACACTGGCAAAGAAGCAGTGGGACAGCGTGGTGCTGGAGCGCATTGAGCAGGCTTGCGACCCAGCCTGGAGCGCCGATGTGGCAGCTGTGGTCATGCAGGAAGGGTTGGCTCACGTCTGCCTGGTCACTCCAAGCATGACGCTTACCCGTGCCAAGGTGGAGGTGAACATCCCCCGCAAGCGGAAAGGGAACTGCAGTCAGCACGACCGGGCCCTGGAGAGGTTTTACGAGCAGGTGGTGCAAGCCATCCAGCGGCATATCAACTTTGAGGTAGTGAAGTGTGTACTGGTGGCTAGCCCAGGTTTTGTACGGGAGCAGTTTTGTGACTACATGTTCCAGCAGGCGGTCAAGACTGACAACAAGCTTCTGTTGGAGAACAGGTCCAAGTTCCTACAG GTCCACTCTTCTTCGGGACATAAATACGCATTGAAGGAAGCCCTCTGCGACCCAGCTGTAACTAGCCGTCTCTCTGACACTAAGGCAGCTGGTGAGGTCAAAGCCTTAGATGACTTCTATAAAATGCTGCAGCATGAGCCTGACCGTGCTTTTTATGGTCTAAAACATGTGGAGAAGGCCAACGAAGCCATGGCCATCGATACGTTGCTGATCAGCGATGAGCTTTTCCGGCACCAGGATGTGGCTACACGTGCCCGATATGTTAAATTGGTAGATAGCGTGCGGGAGAACATGGGCACAGTACGCATTTTCTCCAGCCTTCATGTGTCTGGAGAGCAGCTTGGCCAGCTGACAGGGGTGGCAGCCATCCTGCGCTTTCCTGTTGCTGAGCTCTCTGACCAGGAAGATGAATCTAGCTCTGAAGAGGATTGA